TGAGCATAATGCAAAGCATTTCTACTAGTGCACCCGAGAAAAATTCCACACTTCAACTATCAACGACTCCATCAGGTTATATCTTTAACATACAAAAGATGATCGGTTGCTTCTATCTCGTGGTTGCAGTCGTGACTTTGTCGAGCAACGTCGTTCTGCAGGTAACTTGTTATCAAATATGGAAGCGGACTCAAATCTACTCAATTCCATAACTTAACAAAAATTGTTGTTCTTGCAGGCTTTTACTCTTGGAGATTTTCCGGCACCGATGTCCTTGGGTGCAATAACGTCCTTGATTGGGGCATTCATGACTACAATCGTTCAGGAACTTGATAACCACAGGCCGAAAGCTGGGCGGCTACTGGCGAGCTCTGGAGATTTAATTGGCTATTTTATTCTGGTAATTATTCCCTTGTCTCATCATTTTATAGGAATTGGTTTGAATCTCCAAATTTTGAAAAGCAACACTAAAGGTGCATATGTTTTGTTACAAATATAATGTATTACTTAGTAAAGCATGTTGTCAAGTAACATGTTTACAAAGATAATGTGAGGCCATTTGTAAATTGGGTTGAGTAATTTATCTCTAAACTGTCACATTATTACTCAGCAAAGCATGGTATAGGGAAATATTTGCAAGAATAATGTATGGTAGTTTCTACCAACTATGTTTgaagtttttatattttcattgtGATGGATGTTAACTAAAAAATGTGAATGCACAGGCAGGTGCAGTGGGTGGAATATGCCTGAGTTTCAACGGTTGGGCACTGAAGAAAAGAGGGCCAGTGTTTGTCTCCATGTTCAGCCCCATTGGTACAGTGTGCTCTCTAATTTTCTCAGTTATTAAACTTGAAGAAAGAGTAAGTATTGGAAGGTACATGACTAAGATTCCCAACTATTGTGTGTAGCTTCTGACTTTTGCAGACTGTATTCCCATTTATAGTGAAGTATTTATTTCTTATCACAAACACTTCATTGTAGCATTGGAGGCATGTTTCTGATGTTCACTGGGCTCTACTTAGTTCTCTGGGCAAAAGGGAAGGAAGGACTACCAAATGGAGACTGTTTAGAGAGTGAGTTTGACATAGAGAGGCCTCTTTTGTGTTAACGTGTTTTTCAAATGTCAAC
The sequence above is a segment of the Phaseolus vulgaris cultivar G19833 chromosome 2, P. vulgaris v2.0, whole genome shotgun sequence genome. Coding sequences within it:
- the LOC137810501 gene encoding WAT1-related protein At5g47470-like — encoded protein: MGEKINKGCIENVAIIGGLVGVQFIYAGNAVLMSYSMSLGFSSLTIIILTSLATFLILFPVSFCFERSKWPKNCDFKFITQLLFLSFGGLVFQYLFLKGINLTSPAMGTAMPNIAPGLIFIIAWAFGLEKVNLKNQYSRVKILGTVLCVLGAFTMSIMQSISTSAPEKNSTLQLSTTPSGYIFNIQKMIGCFYLVVAVVTLSSNVVLQAFTLGDFPAPMSLGAITSLIGAFMTTIVQELDNHRPKAGRLLASSGDLIGYFILAGAVGGICLSFNGWALKKRGPVFVSMFSPIGTVCSLIFSVIKLEERVSIGSIGGMFLMFTGLYLVLWAKGKEGLPNGDCLEKH